The following proteins are co-located in the Paenibacillus sp. FSL H8-0079 genome:
- a CDS encoding ArsR family transcriptional regulator, with amino-acid sequence MIKANGESQFLPLYEALASEVRWRIMDMIADREKNVKDIAAALELSPSIVTMHIRKLEDAGLIGSKRVRINGGTHKLCYLKQNQIEIELPSASRTLRTKEQRISVGHYTAFDIHPTCGLGTLEKEIGVWDDPRYFLDPERVHAAILWFGKGYVEYKTPNFVLPDQTTDAIEISMELASEAPGLRDHWPSDIRFTFNGVSLGTWTSPADFGRAARGKYTPEWWHRNVNQYGLLKTIRIDASGTYMDGEWMSDITLADIKLSEPFWTLRFTVDEESPNVGGLTIYGAGFGNHDQDIVIRVLG; translated from the coding sequence ATGATCAAAGCAAATGGGGAGTCCCAGTTCCTTCCTTTATATGAGGCGCTGGCAAGCGAGGTCAGATGGAGAATCATGGACATGATTGCAGATCGCGAAAAAAATGTGAAGGATATTGCGGCAGCATTAGAGCTCAGCCCCTCCATTGTCACGATGCATATTCGCAAACTAGAGGATGCGGGTTTAATCGGGAGTAAAAGAGTTCGGATTAACGGAGGAACACACAAATTATGTTACCTCAAGCAAAATCAGATTGAGATCGAGCTGCCGTCCGCAAGCCGAACTTTACGAACCAAAGAGCAGAGGATATCCGTCGGGCACTACACTGCTTTTGATATCCACCCTACCTGTGGGCTAGGAACACTTGAGAAAGAAATCGGCGTATGGGACGATCCGCGTTACTTCCTTGATCCTGAGCGAGTACACGCTGCTATCCTGTGGTTTGGGAAAGGCTATGTTGAATATAAAACACCTAACTTTGTACTTCCCGATCAGACAACTGATGCTATTGAGATTTCGATGGAACTGGCTTCTGAAGCTCCGGGATTGCGGGATCATTGGCCTTCGGATATTCGCTTCACTTTCAATGGTGTTTCTCTCGGAACATGGACAAGCCCTGCCGACTTTGGCAGAGCAGCGCGTGGCAAATATACACCAGAATGGTGGCATCGCAATGTGAATCAGTATGGTTTATTGAAGACCATCCGCATTGATGCCTCTGGTACCTATATGGATGGTGAGTGGATGTCGGACATCACACTCGCGGATATCAAGCTTAGCGAACCCTTCTGGACGCTTCGCTTCACGGTTGACGAGGAAAGCCCCAATGTTGGCGGTTTAACGATCTATGGTGCCGGTTTCGGTAACCATGATCAGGATATTGTTATTCGTGTACTAGGGTAA
- a CDS encoding metallophosphoesterase family protein produces MLYSRKNMIATSGNHEEAVLSLLQNKRPLEGHKGMAEHHEWIGQHLSAESIKRIQALPKFVEKEVEGRRFLLTHYHMNNDKLDVIDKESSGTKLDAKYQGTAHDLVCFGHHHILYYYKTDQRVYMNPGALGCNDLAIARYGIVDLQEGNIDVKFIGVPYDNREYLQSYERLNVPDRTFILKAFHGNQLEREYGEE; encoded by the coding sequence ATGTTGTACAGTCGTAAAAATATGATAGCGACTTCAGGCAATCACGAAGAGGCCGTATTGAGTTTGCTCCAAAATAAGAGACCATTAGAAGGGCATAAAGGCATGGCCGAGCATCATGAATGGATTGGTCAACATTTGAGTGCAGAGTCGATCAAGAGAATACAAGCTCTACCGAAATTCGTTGAAAAAGAGGTAGAAGGACGTCGGTTCCTTTTGACTCACTATCATATGAACAACGACAAGCTGGATGTTATCGATAAAGAATCATCCGGGACCAAATTGGACGCGAAGTATCAGGGGACGGCCCATGATTTGGTTTGTTTTGGTCATCATCACATTCTTTATTATTATAAGACAGATCAAAGAGTATATATGAATCCGGGCGCTCTAGGCTGTAACGATCTTGCCATTGCCAGATATGGGATCGTGGATCTCCAAGAGGGGAACATTGATGTGAAATTCATTGGCGTTCCATATGACAACAGGGAGTATCTGCAATCGTATGAACGGTTGAACGTTCCGGATCGGACTTTTATTTTGAAGGCATTCCATGGGAATCAGTTGGAGAGAGAGTACGGGGAGGAGTAA
- a CDS encoding GNAT family N-acetyltransferase: MSLTEWSTDILQYDLSDEYSIRKADFAEWGLYCTVYYDMRYVGFFREEEFSSSKISAYWIYKGESKIGGVRMEPNQMYHLFFIPPFQQYFEVLKLLKYKLLQWSDRTKRILTFEILPDQVDLYARAGFWPVEFRCRWMQRPTDHFEIEWDSRVTVKSPEIIESETGTKKYVNEDEIAQCDLESFAGSLEATRRKHTTLADFIPSDDPNYTNEILTQASTLVYDKETGQLVANCRLCLQDNQAAVYSIGVLPAYRGRGLATLMLQRALNELKGKYPVLRLYVMQGNDAESVYLNLGFIPGVQEIQTMYIPEEES, encoded by the coding sequence ATGAGTTTAACGGAATGGTCTACAGATATTCTTCAATATGATCTGTCGGATGAATATTCGATTCGCAAAGCTGATTTTGCCGAATGGGGATTATATTGCACGGTTTATTATGATATGCGTTATGTCGGATTTTTCAGAGAAGAAGAGTTTAGTTCTTCCAAGATCAGTGCCTACTGGATTTACAAGGGGGAAAGCAAAATAGGTGGCGTGAGAATGGAGCCTAACCAGATGTATCATTTGTTTTTTATCCCGCCATTCCAGCAGTACTTTGAGGTATTGAAGCTTCTGAAGTATAAATTATTACAGTGGTCGGATCGCACCAAACGTATTCTGACCTTTGAGATTCTTCCAGACCAAGTCGATCTATACGCAAGAGCTGGATTCTGGCCAGTGGAGTTCAGATGTCGCTGGATGCAGCGGCCTACAGATCATTTTGAGATCGAGTGGGACAGCAGGGTAACCGTGAAGAGTCCAGAGATTATTGAAAGTGAAACCGGCACCAAAAAATATGTGAATGAAGATGAAATTGCTCAATGTGACCTGGAGAGCTTTGCGGGAAGTCTTGAAGCTACACGAAGAAAACATACCACTCTTGCAGATTTTATACCAAGTGATGACCCTAATTATACCAATGAAATTCTGACCCAAGCGTCCACGCTTGTATATGACAAGGAAACGGGACAGCTTGTTGCCAATTGTCGCTTATGCTTGCAAGATAATCAGGCGGCTGTATACAGTATCGGAGTGCTCCCCGCCTATAGAGGCAGAGGTCTGGCTACACTGATGTTACAGAGAGCATTAAATGAACTTAAGGGTAAGTATCCCGTTCTACGATTGTATGTGATGCAAGGAAATGATGCGGAGTCCGTGTATCTGAATCTGGGCTTTATTCCGGGTGTGCAGGAGATTCAGACGATGTATATTCCTGAGGAGGAATCATAA
- a CDS encoding DUF1361 domain-containing protein: MKDNKHPVQDLRLIGTLLVATLCCLGVVMYLRAQTDTNMYRFLSWDMFLAWVPFIISSGIGYIFNKKLTTTSMICMGLMCAIWLFFLPNSAYLFTEILHSFRYFDAQGEVRFWVNIDFWYSLTLTFAVAIIGLLLSTCSIIQIHGMLNKLVNKYISMMVVGVILLLSSIGVYIGRFNRWNSWDVLSRPGKIFVDLVNDFNAANSMMVEFVAIVFTVQLFGYVILSLLTAKSGN; encoded by the coding sequence ATGAAAGATAACAAACATCCGGTTCAAGATCTCCGACTTATTGGTACATTGCTCGTGGCTACTCTTTGTTGTCTAGGTGTTGTGATGTATTTACGTGCTCAAACAGATACGAACATGTATCGCTTTTTGAGCTGGGATATGTTCTTGGCATGGGTACCCTTCATCATCTCATCCGGCATTGGATACATATTCAATAAGAAATTAACCACAACGAGCATGATATGTATGGGGCTAATGTGTGCTATTTGGCTCTTTTTTTTGCCGAATTCGGCCTATCTTTTTACAGAGATCCTGCACTCATTCAGATATTTTGATGCTCAAGGGGAAGTTAGATTTTGGGTTAATATTGATTTTTGGTATAGTCTCACCCTGACGTTTGCCGTAGCGATTATCGGATTGCTGCTCTCGACTTGTTCGATCATTCAAATCCATGGCATGTTAAACAAATTAGTCAATAAGTACATTAGTATGATGGTTGTCGGTGTTATTTTGCTATTGAGCAGTATAGGGGTCTACATTGGTAGATTTAATCGGTGGAATTCGTGGGATGTGTTGTCGAGGCCTGGGAAGATCTTCGTGGATCTTGTGAACGATTTCAATGCAGCGAACAGCATGATGGTTGAGTTTGTCGCCATTGTATTTACGGTTCAACTTTTTGGCTATGTTATTTTATCTTTGCTAACCGCAAAGTCGGGCAACTAA
- a CDS encoding GNAT family N-acetyltransferase, with product MIREAESRDAAGIERLYTELLPNNLNTKVLAERIEEVRNNPNSFLFVYEMGDQVIGTAHLHICLDALVENRPFGVVERVIITEHVQSKGYGSELMKHIEHVCEQKNCVKVFLTSGSSRNEAHHFYRKLGYNGESSKAFKKYL from the coding sequence ATGATAAGAGAGGCGGAATCTAGAGATGCAGCAGGGATTGAAAGGCTGTATACAGAATTATTGCCGAACAACTTAAACACGAAGGTGCTTGCAGAGCGTATTGAAGAAGTTCGGAATAATCCAAACAGTTTCTTGTTTGTGTATGAAATGGGTGATCAGGTGATCGGAACTGCTCATTTACATATTTGTCTGGATGCTTTGGTAGAGAATAGACCCTTTGGCGTAGTTGAGCGGGTTATCATTACGGAACATGTGCAGAGCAAGGGATATGGATCTGAATTGATGAAACATATAGAGCATGTATGTGAGCAGAAAAATTGTGTGAAGGTGTTTCTTACGAGCGGATCATCCAGAAACGAAGCACATCACTTTTATAGGAAATTGGGGTACAACGGAGAATCCAGCAAGGCATTTAAAAAGTATTTATAA
- a CDS encoding GNAT family N-acetyltransferase, with product MRIEYATEDDYEYIMERDRHIHQPLVKTKISEKEVFILWDEGSRIGWMRYGYFWDNIPFMNMIWIDEPYRNGGFGKKVVHHWESLMKQQGFDTVMTSTQSDEHAQHFYRKLGYVDAGALLLDVQPLEIILIKKI from the coding sequence ATGAGGATTGAATATGCAACGGAAGACGACTACGAATATATCATGGAGAGAGATCGGCATATCCATCAGCCACTTGTGAAAACAAAGATTAGTGAGAAAGAAGTATTCATCCTATGGGACGAGGGATCAAGAATTGGATGGATGAGATACGGGTACTTTTGGGACAACATTCCCTTTATGAATATGATCTGGATTGATGAACCCTATCGAAACGGCGGATTTGGCAAAAAAGTCGTGCATCACTGGGAAAGTCTAATGAAGCAACAAGGCTTCGATACGGTGATGACTTCAACGCAATCAGACGAACATGCCCAACATTTCTATCGAAAGCTGGGTTATGTTGATGCAGGGGCTCTGTTGCTGGATGTGCAGCCTTTGGAGATTATTTTGATCAAGAAAATCTAG
- a CDS encoding amidohydrolase, whose translation MKQAYWLTNVTLEQSYVREEEQVTGTRTSPAHLRIEDGVIAEIVEGNGPLSSDLPQVDGKGLLLLPSFEEAHIHLDKTYYDGPWKAVKRISSIFDRIEEEKVLLPKLLPDAKRQAESILTLIQGYGSTHVRSHCNIEPVSGLKRLEATRQALESFSGKISSEIVAFPQHGLLRSNSVELMGQAMKEGATHVGGLDPHTVDEQIERSLNAMVELAVQHHVGIDIHLHDSGQAGKQTLLELANLTEAAGLQGKVTVSHAFWFAHAEQQEAEDMAQRMASLGMSIASTVPIGRTMMPLPMLHRMGVNVKLATDSLTDHWSPFGNGDLLAKAGRFAELYGYSDELSLSQSLAFVTGGITPLDSQGEQVWPKVGDAASFVLVHASCSAEAVARRSARQSVWYNGKLVSGSTSD comes from the coding sequence ATGAAGCAGGCCTACTGGTTAACCAATGTGACTTTGGAGCAGAGTTATGTTCGAGAAGAAGAACAGGTGACGGGGACACGGACAAGCCCCGCTCATCTGCGGATTGAAGATGGAGTGATCGCGGAGATTGTGGAAGGAAACGGCCCGCTGTCTAGCGATCTACCTCAAGTAGATGGCAAGGGACTTTTACTGCTGCCTTCGTTCGAGGAGGCACATATTCATCTGGACAAAACGTACTACGACGGGCCATGGAAAGCGGTTAAGCGTATCTCCAGCATTTTTGATCGTATTGAAGAAGAGAAGGTTCTTTTGCCCAAGCTGTTACCAGATGCGAAGCGTCAAGCGGAGAGTATTCTGACCTTGATCCAGGGGTATGGCTCCACTCATGTGCGTAGTCATTGCAATATTGAACCCGTCAGTGGCTTGAAAAGACTGGAAGCGACGCGGCAGGCTCTGGAATCATTTTCGGGCAAAATCTCTTCAGAGATCGTAGCTTTTCCACAGCATGGGCTACTTCGCTCCAATTCAGTGGAGCTTATGGGCCAAGCGATGAAGGAAGGTGCAACGCATGTGGGCGGTCTTGATCCTCATACGGTGGATGAACAGATCGAGAGATCACTGAACGCCATGGTTGAACTGGCTGTTCAGCACCATGTGGGCATAGACATACATCTGCATGATAGCGGGCAGGCTGGCAAACAAACGCTGCTGGAACTCGCGAATCTGACCGAAGCAGCAGGGCTTCAGGGCAAAGTTACCGTGAGTCATGCGTTCTGGTTCGCCCACGCAGAACAACAGGAAGCAGAAGATATGGCGCAGCGAATGGCTTCGCTTGGGATGAGCATTGCTTCCACGGTGCCCATTGGCAGAACGATGATGCCTCTTCCCATGCTCCACCGTATGGGCGTGAACGTGAAGCTGGCAACAGATAGCCTGACGGATCATTGGTCTCCTTTTGGCAATGGGGATCTGCTTGCGAAAGCGGGACGCTTCGCAGAACTGTACGGATATAGCGATGAGTTATCCTTGTCTCAATCTTTGGCATTCGTAACAGGAGGTATCACACCGCTGGATTCACAAGGGGAACAGGTATGGCCGAAGGTGGGAGATGCAGCGAGTTTTGTACTAGTCCATGCGAGTTGTTCGGCGGAAGCCGTTGCTCGGCGATCTGCGCGGCAGTCGGTATGGTACAATGGGAAATTGGTGAGCGGATCGACATCGGATTGA
- a CDS encoding methylated-DNA--[protein]-cysteine S-methyltransferase, producing the protein MRKKLMYATMQLDGRPWVLLATEQGLCRVVMPNETLEDWKGWIQKVAPGVKLEENEHALKQTGMMDWLQSYFAGEPMAYTDAIPLDLIGTNFQQEVWRELGRVPYGEIRTYGDIATAIGRPSAVRAVGAANGANPIPVLLPCHRIIGANRKLTGFRGGLEMKRRLLDIEQIEGVTDGGHARFHF; encoded by the coding sequence ATGAGAAAAAAGTTGATGTACGCCACGATGCAGTTGGACGGTCGTCCATGGGTGCTGCTCGCTACGGAACAAGGGTTGTGCCGAGTGGTCATGCCTAATGAAACACTGGAGGACTGGAAGGGCTGGATACAGAAAGTTGCACCAGGCGTAAAACTGGAAGAGAACGAGCATGCGCTGAAACAAACAGGTATGATGGACTGGCTGCAGTCCTATTTTGCAGGGGAGCCCATGGCTTATACGGATGCAATCCCACTAGACTTGATCGGAACTAACTTTCAACAGGAGGTATGGAGAGAGCTAGGGCGTGTGCCTTATGGTGAAATTCGGACCTATGGTGACATCGCCACTGCGATTGGAAGACCTTCGGCTGTGAGAGCGGTTGGGGCTGCGAATGGAGCTAACCCAATTCCGGTTCTGTTACCCTGCCACCGTATTATCGGGGCCAATCGCAAGCTGACCGGATTCCGTGGAGGCCTGGAGATGAAGCGCAGACTGCTGGATATCGAACAGATTGAAGGCGTGACCGATGGAGGACATGCGCGGTTTCATTTTTAA
- a CDS encoding DNA alkylation repair protein, with product MEADIRTQLLSLAEPEYQKFSAALIPNITNVLGVRLPVLRKIAKQIAVGDWRTYLQTADDEYFEEVMLQAMVIGHVQADLDELLKAIEAFVPKIDNWSVCDSFCAGLKYTKVHSEPMWTFLQPYLRSEQEYEIRFGVVMLLNFYLDERYIDQVLNALDQIRHEAYYVKMAVAWAISMAYVKQPEVTMRYLKHNTLDDFTYNKALQKITESYRVDPETKQMIRSMKRKVKKQATS from the coding sequence GTGGAAGCAGATATCAGAACACAATTGCTCAGCCTGGCTGAGCCGGAGTATCAGAAATTCTCAGCTGCGCTCATTCCTAACATCACCAATGTACTAGGTGTGAGATTGCCAGTCTTACGAAAGATTGCCAAACAGATTGCTGTCGGGGACTGGCGCACGTATCTGCAGACGGCAGACGATGAATACTTTGAAGAAGTGATGCTGCAAGCGATGGTGATTGGACATGTACAGGCTGATCTGGACGAGCTGCTGAAGGCCATTGAAGCATTTGTACCAAAGATCGACAACTGGTCAGTGTGCGACAGCTTCTGTGCGGGACTGAAATATACGAAAGTGCATTCGGAGCCAATGTGGACATTCTTGCAGCCCTATCTGAGATCAGAGCAGGAATATGAAATTCGGTTTGGCGTGGTGATGCTGTTGAATTTTTATCTGGATGAGAGATATATTGATCAGGTTCTAAACGCATTGGATCAGATCAGGCACGAGGCGTATTATGTGAAAATGGCAGTCGCCTGGGCCATCTCGATGGCCTATGTGAAACAACCTGAAGTGACTATGCGTTATCTGAAGCATAATACCCTGGACGATTTTACGTATAATAAGGCACTTCAGAAAATCACGGAATCTTATCGCGTTGATCCGGAGACCAAGCAGATGATCCGCAGTATGAAACGTAAGGTGAAGAAGCAGGCTACGTCCTAG
- the mgtE gene encoding magnesium transporter produces the protein MKESNSKKDFSVEEITEQLVQHVQSRNLSDFYKLVKELHPYDLSLVYKKFPEEETNRFLLLFKPDALADLAETLKLHEQIQLFERLGPERTLEVMQQMDKSDLIRFMHDLPAKRREELLSNMNLDHSAIIRSVLNYPPETAGRIMTDQYRTLLAHETAKEALRQSQGTMHISASSYLYVTDNEGKLVGVVSYRSLALSDDKTPVEELMTRRVIHATVDMDQEEAAQLLQRYEFMALPVVDENHRLCGVIQMDDVIDIIMDEASEDLAKMGGGSKDIDFDTKPLVAVRRRLPWLILLLLIGLISGSIVDFFEDTLNQVVALAFFMPMIAGMTGNTGTQSLAVVVRGLIGRKLDKATVLALIGREIKVGTMIGLVCGLLITVIAYFWQGDWLLGAIIGVSLFLTLVIGTLTGTCIPLLLSRFKVDPAVASGPLITTLNDILSLFIYFGIATRFLDALM, from the coding sequence ATGAAAGAATCTAATTCCAAGAAAGATTTCTCTGTTGAAGAAATCACCGAACAACTCGTGCAACATGTGCAATCGCGGAACCTGTCCGATTTCTATAAATTGGTGAAAGAACTGCATCCCTACGACCTCTCACTCGTATACAAAAAGTTCCCTGAAGAAGAAACCAATCGGTTTCTGCTCCTCTTCAAACCCGATGCCCTAGCCGATCTCGCCGAGACCCTGAAGCTGCACGAACAGATTCAGCTGTTTGAACGACTCGGCCCGGAACGAACGCTTGAAGTCATGCAGCAGATGGACAAAAGTGATCTGATCCGGTTCATGCACGATTTGCCTGCCAAACGCAGAGAAGAATTGCTGTCCAACATGAACCTGGACCACTCGGCCATTATCCGGTCCGTGCTTAATTATCCGCCGGAGACGGCAGGACGCATCATGACGGATCAATATCGGACTCTGCTCGCCCATGAGACAGCCAAGGAAGCCTTACGACAATCGCAAGGTACCATGCATATCTCCGCCTCCAGTTATCTCTATGTGACCGATAATGAAGGCAAACTGGTCGGTGTCGTGAGTTATCGATCCCTCGCCTTGTCTGACGACAAGACCCCAGTCGAAGAACTGATGACCCGGCGAGTAATTCATGCAACGGTGGATATGGACCAGGAAGAAGCCGCACAGCTTTTGCAGCGTTATGAGTTTATGGCGCTTCCGGTGGTAGATGAGAATCACAGGCTATGCGGTGTCATCCAGATGGATGATGTCATTGATATTATTATGGATGAAGCAAGTGAAGATTTGGCCAAGATGGGTGGTGGCAGCAAGGATATCGATTTTGATACCAAACCGCTGGTCGCCGTCAGACGCAGGCTTCCCTGGCTCATATTGCTTCTGTTGATTGGATTGATCTCGGGAAGTATCGTGGATTTCTTCGAGGATACACTGAATCAGGTTGTCGCACTGGCGTTCTTCATGCCAATGATCGCGGGTATGACAGGTAATACAGGAACGCAATCTCTGGCTGTTGTGGTACGCGGATTGATCGGACGCAAACTCGACAAAGCCACCGTACTGGCACTGATTGGTCGGGAGATCAAAGTTGGCACGATGATAGGCTTGGTATGTGGCTTACTGATCACCGTCATTGCTTATTTCTGGCAAGGGGATTGGCTGTTAGGCGCCATTATTGGGGTGTCTTTGTTCCTCACTCTCGTCATTGGCACACTGACCGGTACCTGTATCCCGCTTCTACTTAGTCGTTTTAAAGTCGACCCTGCTGTCGCTTCTGGCCCATTAATCACCACATTGAATGATATCTTGTCCCTGTTTATCTATTTTGGAATCGCTACACGTTTTCTCGATGCCTTGATGTAG
- a CDS encoding LysE family transporter, whose translation MNLASFLIYCIVVTFTPGPSNIVILSSVQQVGARQTMRYVWGATLAFGLLLTASAFLNHLLAGVLPGILKVMQIVGGLYMVYLAYQIYKMGTTEDAPKQVTGFWNGFIMQFVNPKVVLFTFTVIPSYVLPFYQSSFSSFLFVMLITFIGFLAYSSWVVFGKVFKTLLNRHQKLLSILMALFLLYSAIIVSGLI comes from the coding sequence ATGAATCTTGCATCTTTTTTAATCTACTGCATCGTCGTTACGTTCACCCCAGGTCCCAGTAATATCGTGATTCTTTCTTCCGTGCAACAGGTTGGGGCGCGTCAAACGATGCGATATGTGTGGGGAGCTACGCTGGCATTTGGTCTGTTGCTTACCGCTTCAGCTTTTCTGAATCATCTTCTTGCGGGAGTCTTACCCGGAATTCTGAAGGTGATGCAGATTGTCGGCGGCCTGTATATGGTGTATCTGGCTTACCAGATCTACAAGATGGGTACCACCGAGGATGCACCGAAACAAGTTACCGGATTCTGGAACGGTTTCATCATGCAATTTGTGAATCCAAAGGTGGTCTTGTTTACCTTCACTGTCATTCCAAGTTATGTATTGCCCTTCTATCAAAGTTCTTTCTCATCGTTTTTGTTCGTGATGCTTATTACCTTTATAGGTTTTCTCGCCTATTCCAGTTGGGTTGTGTTCGGTAAGGTTTTCAAGACGTTACTGAATCGCCACCAAAAATTACTTAGTATTCTCATGGCCCTTTTTTTGTTATACTCAGCCATTATAGTATCCGGATTGATTTAA
- a CDS encoding AraC family transcriptional regulator — MERFNYKKSQDVLALSASFTDFTYKKHCHEEYAVGVTLRGIQQYNLDGQYQASHQNGVMLFNREQSHDGSSYDKAGIDYVMLYLKPDLVEEIIGKKELRFATPIVYEPELARSILMLNDAVQLRQDEAECSERVFDLVHLLAQKEMDTKLWLPQDNLVRKAKEIMFCSTEDVLKLDNLSSEFGMSKFQFIREFKSHAGISPYQFFLNCKVERARQSIETHKDIYAAVADCGFVDLTHLNRHFKRVFGVTAYEYMLQLN, encoded by the coding sequence ATGGAACGCTTTAACTATAAAAAGTCGCAAGACGTGCTGGCACTATCCGCCAGCTTTACTGATTTCACCTATAAAAAGCATTGCCACGAAGAGTACGCGGTTGGCGTAACGCTGCGTGGCATTCAACAATACAACCTGGACGGACAATATCAAGCTTCTCACCAAAATGGTGTCATGCTGTTCAACCGTGAACAGTCCCATGATGGAAGCTCCTATGATAAAGCTGGCATTGACTATGTGATGCTGTATTTAAAGCCGGATTTGGTAGAGGAGATTATAGGTAAAAAGGAATTGCGTTTCGCAACTCCCATCGTCTATGAACCCGAACTTGCACGTAGCATTCTGATGCTGAACGATGCCGTTCAACTCAGACAGGACGAAGCCGAGTGCAGCGAACGGGTCTTCGATCTGGTTCATCTTCTGGCACAGAAGGAAATGGACACCAAGCTCTGGTTACCTCAGGACAACCTGGTCCGCAAAGCCAAGGAAATCATGTTTTGCAGTACCGAAGATGTGCTCAAGCTGGACAACCTAAGCTCCGAATTTGGCATGTCCAAGTTTCAGTTTATCCGTGAATTCAAATCACATGCTGGCATCTCACCCTACCAGTTTTTCTTGAATTGCAAGGTTGAGCGTGCCCGTCAGTCCATCGAAACACACAAGGACATCTATGCTGCTGTTGCCGATTGTGGATTCGTCGATCTGACCCATCTGAACCGACATTTCAAACGGGTATTTGGTGTCACCGCTTATGAATACATGTTGCAGTTAAACTAG
- a CDS encoding phosphatase PAP2 family protein, which produces MHNWKRNISFPLLVAALCMIAFVSIALSISDNQIHRFDDTLIGWIQGLESPGMTQFMQLFTWIGGEMPVVIITIISMIVLYVCLRHKRELLFLACVLAGSTLLNALLKLVFQRARPTINRIIEVSGYSFPSGHSMAAFSLYGGLAFLIWKHVPTTTGRVFMIIASAVFILTIGISRIYLGVHYPSDIVGGYFLSGCWLSTCIWFYRRHLERMSQLQSRRLA; this is translated from the coding sequence ATGCACAACTGGAAAAGGAACATCTCATTCCCGCTGCTCGTTGCAGCGTTATGCATGATCGCTTTTGTAAGCATCGCCCTGTCCATCAGCGACAACCAGATTCATCGATTTGATGATACGCTAATTGGCTGGATTCAGGGATTGGAATCCCCCGGCATGACGCAATTCATGCAGCTGTTCACCTGGATTGGTGGCGAAATGCCTGTGGTCATCATTACAATCATTTCAATGATTGTGTTATACGTTTGCCTGCGCCACAAACGCGAACTACTCTTCCTGGCTTGTGTGCTTGCAGGTTCAACCCTGTTAAATGCTCTACTTAAGCTGGTATTCCAGCGTGCCAGGCCTACCATTAATCGAATTATTGAAGTAAGTGGTTACAGCTTCCCTAGCGGCCATTCCATGGCTGCATTTAGTCTGTATGGCGGACTGGCCTTTCTGATCTGGAAACATGTGCCTACCACCACCGGACGTGTTTTCATGATTATTGCCAGCGCTGTCTTTATACTGACTATTGGCATAAGTCGTATCTACTTAGGTGTACATTATCCAAGTGATATCGTTGGCGGATACTTTTTAAGTGGATGTTGGCTCTCCACCTGCATATGGTTTTACCGGCGTCATTTGGAGCGCATGTCTCAACTGCAGTCCAGAAGACTGGCATAG